A window of Mucilaginibacter paludis DSM 18603 contains these coding sequences:
- a CDS encoding COX15/CtaA family protein encodes MKVSPEKKRFQTINAATVMVLFVLILAGGVVRSTGSGMGCPDWPKCFDQYVPPTSITQIPKNYKEKYVTKRLEKNKRFAHTLDIFGYTDLANRIRNDKSILLPEDFNAAKTWTEYINRLVGVVSGILLLLTAVYSFAYIKDKKRIVVASIFNLILVGFQGWLGSIVVSTNLVAWIVTLHMLLALAILALSIYTYHAARLNNYSNQVAATPLIRLIMIAVLVLSIIQITFGTEVRERIDAISGRLQGQSRDSWVTDAGMVFANHRDLALVVLFVNVVLYALIRKTFNRHSIQQQIMSFSFLMIMLQIVSGIVLSYGSLPPAAQAVHIVLASLVFGAQFYLMLNLYRSAKVWGSNG; translated from the coding sequence ATGAAGGTATCTCCCGAAAAAAAAAGGTTTCAAACGATAAATGCAGCAACTGTAATGGTGCTTTTTGTTTTGATACTGGCGGGCGGAGTAGTACGTAGCACTGGTTCTGGGATGGGATGCCCGGATTGGCCTAAATGTTTTGACCAATATGTGCCACCAACAAGCATCACACAGATACCGAAGAACTACAAGGAAAAATACGTTACCAAACGGCTGGAGAAAAATAAACGTTTTGCCCACACGCTTGATATATTTGGTTATACCGACTTAGCAAACCGGATCCGTAACGATAAATCCATATTACTGCCTGAGGATTTTAACGCGGCCAAAACATGGACGGAGTATATTAACCGGTTGGTAGGGGTTGTATCCGGGATTTTATTGCTGCTAACTGCCGTTTATTCATTTGCTTATATAAAGGATAAGAAGAGGATAGTTGTAGCCAGTATTTTTAACTTGATACTGGTGGGCTTTCAGGGATGGCTGGGTAGCATTGTGGTATCAACTAACCTGGTTGCCTGGATAGTAACCTTACACATGCTGTTGGCTTTGGCTATTTTGGCTTTGAGTATTTATACCTATCACGCAGCAAGGCTTAATAATTACAGTAACCAGGTTGCTGCTACGCCGCTAATCAGGTTGATTATGATTGCTGTTTTGGTATTAAGTATTATACAGATCACTTTCGGAACGGAGGTGAGGGAGCGGATCGATGCGATATCGGGTAGGCTGCAAGGCCAGTCGAGAGATAGTTGGGTAACTGATGCGGGGATGGTTTTTGCGAATCATCGGGATCTGGCGTTGGTTGTTTTATTTGTGAATGTGGTTTTATATGCGTTGATACGTAAAACATTTAACAGGCATTCGATCCAGCAACAGATAATGAGTTTTAGTTTTTTAATGATTATGCTGCAAATTGTATCAGGTATTGTGTTATCGTACGGTAGTTTGCCGCCGGCGGCGCAGGCGGTACATATTGTGCTGGCAAGTTTAGTTTTTGGCGCACAATTTTACCTGATGCTTAATTTATACAGGAGTGCTAAAGTTTGGGGAAGTAACGGATGA
- a CDS encoding DUF2461 domain-containing protein gives MIQSATLDFLKDLAQNNNREWFQDNKQRFEAAKENVIAFTSELIKELKNADPSLSSDIEPKKCVMRIYRDIRFSLDKTPYKNNFGISKLPSGVKSEEIGYYVHIQPGASFAGGGYWMPQAEHLKAIRQEIDYNADDLKKIIDEPGFKKLFGEFRNQEQLKSVPRGYDPTGDNIDLIKLKSFAAMHSFTDAELLKDDSPKRVAAVLANIYPLTVFLNNAIT, from the coding sequence ATGATCCAGTCAGCCACTCTTGATTTTTTAAAGGACCTTGCTCAGAATAATAACAGGGAATGGTTTCAGGACAATAAGCAGCGTTTTGAGGCTGCTAAAGAAAATGTCATCGCTTTTACCAGCGAATTGATTAAGGAATTAAAAAACGCCGACCCATCCCTTTCAAGCGATATTGAGCCCAAAAAATGCGTAATGCGTATTTACCGGGATATTCGTTTCAGCCTGGATAAAACACCCTACAAAAACAACTTTGGCATCAGCAAATTGCCTTCGGGGGTGAAATCCGAGGAGATAGGCTATTATGTACATATCCAACCCGGAGCTTCGTTTGCGGGCGGTGGTTACTGGATGCCACAAGCCGAGCATTTAAAAGCCATACGCCAGGAAATTGATTATAATGCTGATGATCTGAAAAAGATTATCGATGAGCCCGGCTTTAAGAAGCTCTTCGGCGAGTTTAGGAACCAGGAGCAATTGAAAAGCGTACCCCGGGGATATGATCCGACAGGCGATAACATCGACCTTATCAAACTGAAAAGTTTTGCTGCCATGCACAGTTTCACCGACGCGGAATTATTGAAAGATGATTCGCCCAAACGCGTTGCTGCCGTACTGGCTAACATTTACCCGCTTACTGTTTTTTTAAATAATGCTATTACTTAA
- a CDS encoding cytochrome c oxidase subunit I — protein sequence MSTLAVHGHEVGHQDHDHEHHHQDTFITKYIFSQDHKMIAKQFLITGITMAVIAMILSILFRIQLAYPDKSFPLLETLLGRFAPEGKISPDFYLSLVTIHGTIMVFFVLTAGLSGTFSNLLIPLQLGARDMASPFMNMLSYWLFFLASVVMLSSFMVQKGPASGGWTIYPPLSALPKAMPGSGEGMTLWLISMVMFVASSLMGGINYVSTVLNMRTKGMDLWKMPLTIWAFFLTAILGVLAFPVLVAGVVLLIFDRSFGTSFYLSDIVVAGHVMPYEGGSPILFQHLFWFLGHPEVYIVIMPALGISSEIIATNSRKPIFGYHAMVYSLIGITVLSFIVWGHHMFVTGMNPFLGGVFMITTLIIAVPSAVKTFNYLATLWRGNLRFTPAMLFAIGLVSFFISGGLTGIFLGNAALDINLHDTYFVVAHFHLVMGSAAIFGMLAGVYHWFPKMFGRMMDEKLGYLHFWLTFAGAYLVFFPMHFMGLDGVPRRYYAFTEFESMKQWLSVNTFITWAAIMSAVAQLAFLFNFFYSIFFGKKATQNPWESNTLEWTTPVEHIHGNWPGEIPTVYRWPYDYSKPGHDEDFIPQTVPFSQTMSSNLPHDFEDNEAGLEAHAQWQKANTPREEVK from the coding sequence ATGTCAACATTAGCAGTTCACGGTCATGAGGTTGGTCATCAAGATCACGATCACGAACATCATCACCAAGATACGTTTATAACAAAATATATTTTTAGCCAGGATCATAAAATGATCGCCAAGCAATTCCTGATCACAGGTATTACCATGGCGGTTATCGCGATGATTCTTTCTATCCTGTTCCGTATTCAGTTAGCTTATCCTGATAAATCGTTCCCCTTGTTGGAAACTTTGTTGGGTCGTTTTGCACCTGAAGGAAAAATTAGTCCCGATTTTTACTTGTCGCTGGTAACCATTCATGGTACCATCATGGTATTCTTCGTGTTGACAGCCGGTTTGAGCGGAACGTTTAGTAACTTATTAATTCCTTTGCAACTGGGTGCCCGCGATATGGCATCTCCGTTTATGAACATGCTTTCTTACTGGTTGTTCTTTTTAGCCAGCGTTGTGATGTTAAGTTCATTTATGGTTCAAAAAGGACCTGCCAGCGGTGGATGGACAATTTATCCTCCTTTATCTGCTTTACCTAAAGCGATGCCCGGCTCCGGCGAGGGTATGACCTTGTGGTTAATCAGTATGGTGATGTTTGTTGCGTCATCATTGATGGGTGGTATCAACTATGTAAGTACGGTATTGAACATGCGTACCAAAGGGATGGACCTTTGGAAAATGCCTTTAACAATCTGGGCTTTCTTCCTTACCGCTATCTTAGGTGTATTAGCATTCCCTGTGTTAGTTGCCGGCGTGGTATTATTGATCTTTGACCGTAGCTTCGGTACAAGTTTTTACTTGTCAGATATTGTTGTAGCGGGTCATGTGATGCCTTACGAAGGTGGTAGCCCTATCTTGTTCCAGCATTTGTTCTGGTTCCTGGGCCACCCTGAAGTATACATCGTAATTATGCCTGCATTGGGTATCTCTTCAGAGATTATTGCCACTAACTCCCGTAAGCCAATCTTCGGTTACCATGCGATGGTTTACTCGCTGATAGGTATTACTGTATTGTCTTTCATTGTATGGGGTCACCACATGTTTGTAACAGGGATGAATCCATTTCTGGGCGGCGTGTTTATGATCACTACGTTGATTATCGCTGTGCCATCGGCAGTAAAAACGTTTAACTATTTGGCTACGCTTTGGCGCGGTAACCTTCGCTTTACACCAGCGATGCTTTTCGCCATCGGCTTGGTTTCCTTCTTTATCTCCGGCGGTTTAACTGGTATATTTTTGGGTAATGCTGCTTTGGATATTAACCTGCACGATACTTACTTTGTAGTAGCTCACTTTCACCTTGTAATGGGTTCGGCTGCTATATTTGGTATGTTGGCTGGTGTTTACCATTGGTTTCCAAAAATGTTCGGTCGTATGATGGACGAAAAATTAGGTTATCTGCACTTCTGGTTAACTTTTGCCGGTGCTTACCTGGTGTTCTTCCCGATGCACTTTATGGGTCTGGACGGTGTTCCGCGTCGTTACTACGCTTTCACTGAGTTTGAATCGATGAAACAGTGGTTATCGGTAAATACCTTTATCACCTGGGCGGCAATAATGTCGGCTGTAGCGCAGTTAGCATTTTTGTTCAACTTTTTCTATTCTATATTCTTCGGTAAAAAAGCAACTCAAAATCCTTGGGAGTCTAACACTTTAGAGTGGACTACCCCTGTTGAGCACATCCATGGTAACTGGCCTGGTGAGATTCCAACCGTTTACCGTTGGCCATATGATTACAGCAAACCTGGTCATGACGAGGATTTTATCCCTCAAACTGTACCTTTCTCTCAAACCATGAGTTCAAATTTACCACATGACTTTGAGGATAATGAAGCTGGTTTGGAAGCTCATGCACAATGGCAAAAAGCAAACACGCCCAGAGAAGAAGTAAAATAA
- a CDS encoding cytochrome C oxidase subunit IV family protein: protein MSSEPSNIHAEGEAHAETMTRGSIVRIFLILLGITCVEFFIALYMVPQHHMSYHSANPVYIVLTLAKAFYIVAYFMHLKFERLGLIYSLIIPIIFIIGLILVLTNESHHWAYLLGL, encoded by the coding sequence ATGTCATCAGAACCATCAAATATTCACGCCGAAGGCGAAGCTCATGCCGAAACAATGACCCGTGGTTCAATTGTTCGAATCTTCTTAATATTACTTGGTATTACTTGCGTAGAATTTTTTATCGCTTTGTATATGGTACCGCAGCATCACATGAGCTATCATTCAGCTAACCCAGTATATATTGTATTGACGTTGGCCAAAGCTTTTTATATCGTAGCCTATTTTATGCACCTTAAGTTTGAGAGATTAGGCTTAATCTACTCGCTCATCATTCCTATCATCTTTATCATAGGCTTGATACTGGTGTTAACAAACGAAAGCCATCACTGGGCCTATCTGTTGGGCTTGTAA
- a CDS encoding cytochrome c oxidase subunit 3 yields MSTAVSQIDEVKTTPWAGGRSPFSVEYGKLMMWFFLLSDAFTFSSLLIAYGALRFSSTSWPAADKIFQSVPGTSIESGAPLVFVGIMTFILILSSVTMVLAVEAGHRNAKKEVAWWMVATVIGGFMFLGCQALEWSHLHSEGFWWGSVPPMEKLKEFFEEGGTVASYGTYGQQFANLFFTITGFHGFHVFTGVVINIIILINVLAGTYEKRGSYLMVEKVGLYWHFVDLVWVFVFTFFYLV; encoded by the coding sequence ATGAGTACAGCAGTTTCACAAATTGACGAAGTTAAAACAACTCCCTGGGCGGGTGGAAGGTCACCTTTCTCGGTAGAGTACGGAAAACTGATGATGTGGTTTTTCCTGTTATCAGATGCGTTCACCTTTTCGTCACTATTGATCGCTTATGGAGCGCTACGTTTTAGTTCTACAAGTTGGCCGGCAGCCGATAAGATTTTCCAGTCTGTTCCCGGAACATCCATTGAAAGCGGCGCCCCTTTAGTATTTGTGGGCATCATGACATTCATCCTGATCTTAAGCTCGGTAACTATGGTATTAGCTGTTGAGGCCGGTCACCGTAACGCCAAAAAAGAAGTAGCCTGGTGGATGGTTGCAACTGTGATAGGTGGTTTTATGTTCTTAGGTTGCCAGGCATTAGAGTGGAGCCACTTACATAGCGAAGGCTTTTGGTGGGGCAGCGTTCCTCCGATGGAAAAACTGAAAGAGTTTTTTGAGGAAGGCGGAACAGTAGCCAGCTACGGTACTTACGGGCAACAATTTGCCAACTTGTTTTTTACCATCACTGGGTTCCACGGTTTCCACGTGTTTACCGGAGTTGTTATCAATATCATTATCCTCATCAATGTTTTGGCTGGCACCTACGAAAAAAGAGGCAGCTATTTAATGGTGGAGAAGGTTGGTTTATACTGGCACTTTGTAGACCTGGTTTGGGTATTCGTATTTACATTCTTTTATTTAGTTTAA
- a CDS encoding helix-turn-helix domain-containing protein encodes MSKHTFEEKLDVVSQVRKGKPILRISRERHIREGMILEWVRKYDLYGESGLLKQPNVKPTPDFKEEVVRLVIEKKVPLNQVVLEYRLSKTALERWVRSVRVEGYAVLYQQKNPGRPPKCMGRSKKLEPETEVEKLQAENSRLRAENALLKKVTALVKEKEARERMSGQKPSKN; translated from the coding sequence ATGTCAAAGCACACATTTGAAGAGAAACTTGATGTAGTTTCTCAAGTAAGAAAGGGAAAGCCGATTCTACGGATATCCCGCGAACGCCATATCCGTGAAGGCATGATATTGGAATGGGTTCGGAAATATGATCTTTATGGCGAAAGTGGGCTGCTCAAACAACCTAACGTCAAGCCCACGCCTGATTTCAAAGAAGAAGTTGTAAGGCTTGTCATAGAAAAAAAAGTACCTTTAAATCAGGTTGTTCTGGAATATAGATTAAGCAAGACTGCTTTAGAGCGCTGGGTAAGATCAGTACGGGTTGAGGGATATGCAGTACTATACCAGCAAAAGAATCCTGGACGACCACCTAAATGCATGGGAAGATCAAAGAAGCTTGAACCTGAAACAGAAGTAGAGAAGCTCCAGGCGGAAAATAGCCGTTTGCGGGCGGAGAACGCACTATTAAAAAAAGTCACGGCCTTAGTCAAGGAAAAAGAAGCCCGCGAACGCATGAGTGGGCAAAAGCCATCGAAGAACTAA
- a CDS encoding IS3 family transposase, whose protein sequence is MKKSHGLSQGKRSPRTHEWAKAIEELRPEHDVSILLDCKQMARSVFYYHRKRLNDDKYKHEKEEIASIYHLHKGRYGYRRVTAEMKNRGYSINHKTVQKLMGTLGLKCNIRKVSYRSYKGEVGKIAPNVLERDFEANLPNQKWATDVTQMNIKGEKIYLSPIIDMFNGEVISYSISKSPNMQMIDEMLYEAFDKVKDIRGLIFHSDQGWQYQHYGYRKALEKHGIIQSMSRKGNCLDNALAESFFGILKTELLYKQSFETAEEFITSLKEYIHYYNNERIKNRLNGKSPVEYRALVQKT, encoded by the coding sequence ATTAAAAAAAGTCACGGCCTTAGTCAAGGAAAAAGAAGCCCGCGAACGCATGAGTGGGCAAAAGCCATCGAAGAACTAAGGCCCGAACATGATGTTTCAATTCTATTGGATTGCAAACAGATGGCTCGTTCTGTATTTTATTATCATCGCAAGCGCCTAAATGATGATAAATACAAGCATGAAAAAGAAGAGATCGCAAGTATATACCACTTGCATAAAGGCAGATATGGTTATCGGCGGGTCACCGCCGAAATGAAGAACCGGGGTTATAGCATAAATCACAAGACTGTCCAAAAATTGATGGGAACATTAGGCCTAAAATGCAATATCAGGAAAGTAAGTTATCGCTCATACAAAGGTGAGGTTGGTAAAATTGCCCCTAATGTACTTGAAAGGGATTTTGAGGCAAATCTGCCTAATCAGAAATGGGCTACGGATGTCACTCAGATGAACATTAAAGGGGAGAAGATCTATTTATCTCCTATAATTGACATGTTCAACGGGGAAGTCATTTCTTATAGTATTTCAAAATCTCCAAATATGCAGATGATAGATGAAATGTTATATGAGGCTTTTGATAAAGTGAAAGATATAAGGGGACTTATTTTTCACTCTGACCAAGGGTGGCAATATCAACATTATGGATATAGAAAGGCTTTGGAAAAACATGGAATTATTCAAAGCATGTCCAGAAAGGGAAACTGCTTGGATAATGCCTTGGCCGAAAGCTTCTTTGGGATCTTAAAGACAGAATTACTGTACAAACAGAGCTTTGAAACTGCGGAAGAATTTATAACTTCGTTAAAAGAATACATTCATTACTATAACAATGAAAGAATAAAAAACAGGTTAAATGGAAAGAGCCCGGTGGAATACCGAGCTCTCGTACAAAAAACTTAA
- a CDS encoding OmpA family protein translates to MKLKYLLCLLVIGVTMHSCQVMSTKKYKGLLATQDSLTNRAINLEGLLSVLKLDSARMHREIADLKSNLSSLNDRYNALDEKYNGLNSRYTASSSKVSQLSTDLQKREARLKEVEDILRKRDEATNALKEKLQKALLGFQQSGLTVDIRNGKVYVSLADKLLFPSGSIVIDEKGKSALKQLAAVLNKEPDIYIAVEGHTDDKKVINLGQIKDNWDLSVLRATSVTRYLTETEKVDPVRLTATGKGQFQPIDPAGTPEARAKNRRIEIVLSPRLDELYNLISK, encoded by the coding sequence ATGAAATTGAAATATTTGCTGTGTTTATTGGTAATAGGTGTAACGATGCACTCGTGCCAGGTAATGTCTACCAAGAAGTATAAAGGCTTATTAGCTACCCAGGATTCGTTAACCAACCGTGCCATTAACTTAGAGGGTTTACTTTCGGTTTTAAAGTTGGATAGCGCACGTATGCACCGCGAAATTGCCGACCTGAAATCAAACCTCAGTTCATTGAACGATCGTTATAACGCGCTCGATGAGAAGTATAACGGCCTCAATAGCAGGTATACGGCATCTTCATCAAAGGTAAGCCAGCTTTCAACAGATCTGCAAAAACGGGAAGCCCGCTTGAAAGAGGTAGAAGATATTTTGCGCAAGCGCGATGAGGCAACCAACGCCTTAAAAGAAAAATTACAAAAGGCCTTGCTGGGCTTTCAGCAAAGTGGCTTAACGGTTGATATCCGCAATGGAAAAGTATATGTGTCGTTGGCAGATAAATTGCTTTTTCCTTCCGGAAGTATTGTGATTGACGAAAAAGGAAAATCGGCTTTAAAGCAATTGGCCGCTGTGTTAAATAAGGAACCCGACATCTATATAGCCGTTGAAGGGCATACCGACGATAAAAAGGTAATTAACCTGGGGCAGATTAAAGACAACTGGGATTTAAGCGTATTACGTGCCACATCGGTAACCAGGTATTTAACCGAGACGGAAAAGGTTGATCCGGTACGTTTAACAGCTACAGGTAAGGGACAGTTCCAACCGATTGACCCGGCAGGCACTCCCGAGGCTCGGGCTAAAAACAGAAGGATAGAAATCGTACTCTCGCCAAGGTTGGATGAGTTGTATAACCTGATCTCTAAATAA
- a CDS encoding DUF420 domain-containing protein, whose protein sequence is MTDKFIFRFVAGISVFVFLVVVVLSMKVLPVPSVLPSFTYFLPKLNAILNGTCSVLLLLSLYFIKQGNIPMHKRINILTFVLSSLFLVSYILFHYLAPETKYGDLDGNKVLSTTEVSAAGSMRYVYYVILITHIILAAGVLPLILLSFYRGLQMQVEKHRKLVRWTFPIWLYVTVTGVIVYLMISPYYSF, encoded by the coding sequence ATGACAGATAAGTTCATTTTTCGCTTCGTTGCCGGCATATCGGTATTTGTGTTTTTGGTTGTAGTTGTTTTAAGCATGAAGGTACTGCCCGTACCCAGCGTATTACCATCGTTTACTTATTTTTTACCAAAGCTGAATGCCATACTGAACGGAACTTGCAGTGTATTGCTGCTTTTGTCGCTCTACTTTATCAAGCAGGGCAATATCCCCATGCACAAGCGCATTAATATTTTAACCTTCGTGCTGTCGTCGCTGTTCCTGGTATCGTACATCCTTTTCCATTATTTGGCTCCTGAAACCAAGTATGGCGATCTTGACGGTAACAAGGTATTATCAACTACAGAAGTATCCGCCGCTGGTAGCATGAGGTATGTTTACTATGTGATATTAATTACCCACATTATACTGGCCGCAGGGGTGTTGCCGTTGATATTATTGAGTTTTTACCGTGGATTGCAGATGCAGGTTGAAAAGCACCGGAAACTGGTACGATGGACGTTCCCTATCTGGTTATATGTTACGGTAACAGGTGTAATTGTGTATTTGATGATTTCGCCATATTACAGTTTTTAA
- a CDS encoding cytochrome c oxidase subunit 3, with product MMAQLQQDKDKLDLAPRKFNMWLFVFTSFMFFAALTSGFIVYSGGSTAHGIKIILPQAFKYSTLVIIISSVTLYLAARAAKRLEFAQQRLFLWLTALLGIAFFVIQIYAWGVLVNMGVHFVNPNASQSFIYVFTGMHLLHIVAGLGLLFYAIAGSYKNIGQVKNLFRMEFASIFWHFIDIIWIYLYVFLLLNQY from the coding sequence ATGATGGCTCAATTACAGCAAGATAAAGATAAGCTTGACCTGGCACCCAGGAAATTTAACATGTGGTTGTTTGTTTTTACCTCATTTATGTTTTTTGCGGCGTTAACAAGCGGCTTTATAGTTTATAGCGGCGGCAGCACCGCGCATGGTATTAAAATTATTCTTCCACAGGCGTTTAAATACAGTACGCTTGTAATTATCATCAGCAGCGTTACTTTGTACCTGGCCGCGCGCGCAGCCAAGCGTTTGGAGTTTGCACAGCAACGGTTATTTTTATGGCTTACCGCTTTACTGGGAATAGCCTTTTTTGTTATCCAAATTTACGCCTGGGGTGTTTTAGTAAACATGGGCGTTCATTTTGTAAATCCAAATGCATCGCAATCGTTTATCTATGTGTTTACGGGTATGCACCTGTTGCACATCGTAGCCGGACTTGGCTTATTGTTTTACGCTATCGCAGGTAGCTACAAAAACATTGGGCAGGTTAAAAATTTGTTCAGAATGGAATTCGCTTCTATTTTTTGGCATTTTATCGATATTATATGGATTTATCTGTATGTTTTTTTACTTTTGAACCAATACTAA
- a CDS encoding SCO family protein, whose translation MGNIKKIVILVLILAVPGFLYYLLTAKGKNRYKPLAIYGPKVVANTFHKYHGKAIPDTIYHHIADFNLTDQDGQKVSLKTFEGKILIVSFFYTHCPTVCVQLNSNVDLLAHNYIKNKMLSFVSITVDPERDSASVLKKYAKQFELKTDKWRFLTGDTSTVYNLARKSFLVNALKAGKDDFIYSDKLILIDPVGRIRGYYEGTDSKEITKLNDEIKVQIAEELRKIKGAE comes from the coding sequence ATGGGTAACATCAAAAAAATTGTAATCCTGGTACTCATCTTAGCAGTACCGGGATTTTTATATTATTTGCTTACTGCCAAAGGTAAAAACAGGTACAAACCTTTAGCTATCTATGGACCGAAGGTTGTAGCTAATACCTTCCACAAATACCACGGTAAGGCCATTCCGGATACGATTTACCATCATATAGCTGACTTTAACCTTACCGACCAGGATGGCCAAAAGGTATCTTTAAAAACTTTCGAAGGTAAAATATTGATCGTTAGTTTTTTTTATACGCATTGCCCTACGGTATGTGTGCAGCTTAACAGTAATGTAGACCTGCTTGCTCATAATTACATCAAAAATAAAATGCTGAGCTTTGTATCTATTACGGTTGACCCTGAAAGGGATTCTGCTTCGGTGTTGAAGAAATATGCTAAACAGTTTGAACTGAAAACGGATAAATGGCGTTTTTTAACCGGTGATACTTCAACGGTATATAACCTGGCCCGTAAAAGCTTTTTGGTAAACGCTTTAAAGGCGGGTAAGGATGATTTTATTTATAGTGATAAGTTGATATTGATTGATCCGGTTGGGCGCATCCGTGGCTACTATGAAGGCACCGATAGCAAGGAAATTACTAAACTGAACGATGAAATCAAGGTTCAGATTGCTGAAGAGCTTCGTAAAATTAAGGGGGCTGAGTAA
- the cyoE gene encoding heme o synthase — translation MKWSDFSKLIKFRLTFLVVFSASISFLIGSKVNGIIDWSNWGMLIAGGFLVTGAANIFNEIIEKDLDKLMKRTMDRPIPSGKMTTGQALVIGLFMGIFGTYLLGKLNLTTGYLSVFSIMLYAFAYTPLKRKSPIAVFVGAIPGAFPTLIGYVAAHPQIDEIALVLFGIQFVWQFPHFWAIAWVLDDDYKLAGFRLLPTGSRNRTSAVFALIFTLILLPVSLLPTFMGFGGYVVGGVSAVMSLIFLYQAFSLVRTLEIKSAKQLMYGSFFYLPIVQMVLLFNFIGKN, via the coding sequence ATGAAGTGGAGCGATTTTTCAAAGCTGATCAAATTCAGGCTAACATTCCTGGTGGTATTTTCTGCGTCCATTTCTTTTCTGATTGGAAGTAAGGTAAATGGCATAATTGATTGGAGTAACTGGGGAATGCTGATTGCAGGTGGTTTTTTGGTGACCGGCGCGGCTAATATTTTTAATGAGATTATAGAAAAGGACCTGGATAAACTGATGAAGCGTACCATGGACCGCCCTATTCCTTCCGGGAAAATGACAACCGGGCAGGCGTTGGTTATTGGCTTGTTCATGGGTATATTCGGTACCTACCTGTTAGGCAAACTGAATTTAACAACGGGTTATTTATCTGTTTTTTCCATTATGTTGTATGCGTTTGCTTATACACCGCTAAAGCGTAAATCCCCCATCGCCGTTTTTGTTGGTGCTATACCCGGTGCGTTTCCAACGCTTATCGGCTACGTTGCCGCCCATCCACAGATAGACGAGATCGCCCTGGTATTATTCGGCATTCAGTTTGTTTGGCAGTTTCCGCATTTTTGGGCAATTGCCTGGGTGCTGGATGATGATTATAAATTAGCAGGTTTCAGGTTATTGCCTACCGGCAGCCGCAACCGCACAAGCGCTGTTTTTGCTTTAATATTTACGCTCATTTTGTTGCCGGTAAGTTTACTGCCAACATTCATGGGGTTTGGTGGTTATGTAGTGGGTGGCGTTTCGGCGGTAATGAGTTTAATATTTTTATACCAGGCTTTTAGTCTGGTGCGTACCCTTGAAATTAAATCGGCAAAGCAGTTGATGTACGGCTCGTTTTTTTACCTGCCCATAGTACAAATGGTTTTATTGTTCAATTTTATAGGAAAGAATTAA